Proteins encoded by one window of Chryseobacterium foetidum:
- a CDS encoding DUF4394 domain-containing protein, translating to MNKLFSLLLSGAMVATVLSCNDDDVNGMDPMVQGPDLMVYGLTDNNEITSFNAKNTGTFISKTAITGITGSEKLMSIDFRPATGELYALSNASKLYVINTANASARVVSTTAFTPAISGTIASIDFNPTVDRIRLVTSTGQNLRLHPETGATAATDGAIATTSSITGIAYTNSTSGASTTALYDIDVTSGKLFKQDPPNNGTLAEVGNLGFTFTGQAAFDISPDNKNALMAVTSGGQNALYSVDLATGKASSIGALPSKIVDIAIPTNPVAYAINNANELQIFNPNDPSQGMVSKTVGGLQTGEGILGIDFRPLNGQLYALGSTSRIYTINLGTGAATQVGTGTLTTPLVGTEFGFDFNPTVDKIRVVSNTGQNLRLDPVTGAVTAADTALNPGTPTISSAAYTNNFAGATATELYVIDHNTDKLYLQNPPNMGTLVEKGALGINITSANGFDIGAMSQKAYLLASVGTENKIYVVNLTTGAAASSVTFPNPVKGFTVGLGF from the coding sequence ACTATCATGTAACGACGACGACGTAAACGGAATGGATCCCATGGTACAGGGGCCTGACCTTATGGTATATGGCCTTACGGACAATAATGAAATCACTTCATTCAATGCCAAAAATACCGGAACTTTCATTTCTAAAACTGCAATAACCGGTATCACAGGCAGCGAAAAACTGATGAGCATCGATTTCAGACCTGCAACCGGTGAACTCTACGCATTATCCAATGCCAGTAAACTGTATGTTATTAATACTGCGAACGCATCGGCACGAGTGGTAAGCACAACAGCTTTTACTCCGGCAATTTCCGGAACAATTGCTTCAATTGATTTCAATCCTACAGTAGACAGAATCCGCTTGGTAACCAGTACCGGACAAAACTTGAGATTACATCCTGAAACGGGAGCAACTGCCGCAACCGACGGAGCTATTGCAACAACATCATCGATTACAGGAATTGCATATACCAACAGCACGTCAGGAGCTTCAACTACTGCTTTATATGATATTGATGTAACTTCAGGAAAATTATTTAAGCAAGACCCACCAAACAACGGTACTTTGGCAGAAGTAGGAAATTTAGGTTTCACTTTTACAGGTCAGGCTGCTTTTGACATCAGCCCAGATAATAAAAATGCACTGATGGCAGTAACAAGCGGCGGACAAAATGCTTTATACAGTGTAGATCTTGCTACAGGAAAAGCTTCGAGCATTGGTGCTTTACCTTCAAAAATAGTTGATATCGCAATCCCCACCAATCCGGTAGCCTACGCTATTAATAATGCCAATGAGTTACAAATCTTTAATCCTAATGATCCTTCACAAGGAATGGTTTCTAAGACTGTTGGAGGTTTACAAACAGGTGAAGGCATTTTAGGAATTGATTTCAGACCGCTTAACGGGCAACTTTATGCTTTAGGAAGCACAAGCAGAATCTACACAATTAATCTTGGTACCGGTGCTGCAACTCAGGTTGGTACAGGTACACTTACAACTCCTTTAGTTGGAACTGAATTCGGATTTGATTTTAATCCTACAGTTGATAAAATAAGAGTTGTGAGCAATACAGGACAAAACTTAAGACTTGATCCTGTTACCGGTGCTGTTACAGCAGCTGATACTGCATTGAATCCGGGAACACCTACAATTAGTTCTGCAGCGTACACCAACAATTTCGCTGGAGCAACCGCTACAGAGCTTTATGTAATTGATCATAATACAGATAAACTTTATCTTCAAAACCCACCAAACATGGGTACTTTAGTTGAAAAAGGTGCTTTAGGAATTAACATTACATCAGCGAACGGTTTCGATATCGGTGCAATGTCTCAGAAAGCTTATCTTTTGGCATCTGTTGGTACTGAAAATAAAATCTATGTTGTAAATCTTACAACGGGAGCTGCTGCATCATCAGTAACATTCCCGAATCCTGTAAAAGGATTTACAGTTGGTTTAGGATTCTAA